A single genomic interval of Nocardioides palaemonis harbors:
- a CDS encoding DUF402 domain-containing protein → MEPGTPIRCEMTKWGDRPHWAFTGFYLGEDEHGEWIGVPAGTHHRRPGHEFHSAVDTVTVVHPDRWHLPTFQAPGIWCDLYVDMTTPPVWDGRVLRAVDLDLDVIRLPDPIPASPAPWEDPPAGPGETFVDDEDEFAEHQVAFGYPADVVTGARASCDEVLAAVRAGAAPYDGSHQRWLDELSRRAAARTS, encoded by the coding sequence ATGGAGCCGGGGACGCCGATCAGGTGCGAGATGACCAAGTGGGGCGATCGGCCGCACTGGGCCTTCACCGGGTTCTACCTCGGCGAGGACGAGCACGGCGAGTGGATCGGCGTCCCGGCCGGCACCCACCACCGCCGCCCCGGCCACGAGTTCCACTCCGCCGTCGACACGGTGACGGTCGTCCACCCCGACCGCTGGCACCTGCCGACGTTCCAGGCGCCCGGGATCTGGTGCGACCTCTACGTCGACATGACCACGCCGCCGGTCTGGGACGGCCGCGTCCTGCGGGCCGTCGACCTCGACCTCGACGTGATCCGCCTGCCCGACCCGATCCCCGCCAGCCCCGCCCCGTGGGAGGACCCGCCCGCCGGCCCCGGCGAGACCTTCGTCGACGACGAGGACGAGTTCGCCGAGCACCAAGTGGCGTTCGGCTACCCCGCCGACGTCGTGACGGGGGCGCGAGCGAGCTGCGACGAGGTGCTGGCCGCGGTGCGCGCGGGCGCGGCGCCGTACGACGGCAGCCACCAGCGCTGGCTCGACGAGCTCAGTCGTCGGGCTGCTGCTCGGACTTCCTGA
- a CDS encoding WS/DGAT/MGAT family O-acyltransferase: protein MVNPIDPTATGFLLAENRNMPMHVGGLQLFEKPEGAGRGYVREMYEQMRDVDEIAPLFLKHPYRSARTAGQLVWRPDEQFDVEHHVRHSALPKPGRVRELLELCSRLHSTRLAWERPLWEATIIEGLRDGRVAMYTKTHHALVDGVSAMRLLASVLSTDPDERGMPAPWAMRPGAPRPAEDGATSDVSLADVSAQTVRAALAIASEAAGMPGALVRTLNRSVRNETSALSLYAPRTILNQNITGSRRFAAQDWPIERLRAVGKASGTTINDVVLAMVSGAIRAYLLELDALPDTTLVSMVPVGLKAKESHLASSDGGNAVGSVMVQLGTHLPDPADRLAAIHRSMADGKQGLSSMTPTQILAMSALGQAPAILGPALRMSGIVRPPYNLIVSNVPGPRTTHYWNGARLVGTYPLSIPINGMALNITCTSYDGKMCFGLTGCRRTVPRLQLMLGHLDDELKALERAAGLAG from the coding sequence GTGGTCAACCCGATCGACCCGACCGCCACCGGCTTCCTGCTCGCCGAGAACCGCAACATGCCGATGCACGTCGGTGGCCTCCAGCTGTTCGAGAAGCCCGAGGGCGCGGGCCGCGGCTATGTCCGCGAGATGTACGAGCAGATGCGTGACGTCGACGAGATCGCCCCGCTCTTCCTCAAGCACCCCTATCGCTCGGCGCGCACCGCCGGCCAGCTCGTCTGGCGCCCCGACGAGCAGTTCGACGTCGAGCACCACGTCCGGCACAGCGCCCTGCCGAAGCCCGGCCGCGTCCGCGAGCTGCTCGAGCTGTGCTCGCGGCTGCACAGCACCCGGCTGGCGTGGGAGCGCCCGCTGTGGGAGGCGACGATCATCGAGGGCCTGCGCGACGGGCGGGTCGCGATGTACACCAAGACCCACCACGCGCTGGTCGACGGCGTGTCCGCGATGCGGCTGCTGGCGAGCGTGCTCTCCACCGACCCCGACGAGCGCGGCATGCCCGCCCCGTGGGCGATGCGGCCGGGCGCGCCGCGGCCGGCCGAGGACGGTGCGACCTCCGACGTCTCCCTGGCCGACGTGTCGGCGCAGACCGTGCGGGCCGCGCTGGCGATCGCGTCGGAGGCCGCCGGGATGCCCGGGGCGCTGGTGCGCACCCTCAACCGCAGCGTCCGCAACGAGACGTCGGCGCTCTCGCTCTACGCCCCGCGCACGATCCTCAACCAGAACATCACCGGCTCGCGCCGCTTCGCCGCCCAGGACTGGCCGATCGAGCGCCTCCGCGCGGTCGGGAAGGCCAGCGGCACGACGATCAACGACGTCGTGCTCGCGATGGTCAGCGGCGCGATCCGGGCCTACCTCCTCGAGCTCGACGCGCTCCCCGACACCACCCTCGTCTCGATGGTCCCGGTCGGGCTGAAGGCGAAGGAGTCGCACCTCGCGTCCTCCGACGGCGGCAACGCGGTCGGCTCGGTCATGGTGCAGCTCGGCACCCACCTCCCCGACCCCGCCGACCGGCTCGCCGCGATCCACCGCTCGATGGCCGACGGCAAGCAGGGGCTGTCGTCGATGACCCCGACCCAGATCCTCGCGATGAGCGCGCTGGGCCAGGCCCCGGCGATCCTCGGTCCGGCGCTGCGGATGAGCGGCATCGTCCGCCCGCCCTACAACCTGATCGTCAGCAACGTCCCCGGCCCGCGCACCACCCACTACTGGAACGGCGCCCGCCTCGTCGGCACCTACCCGCTCTCGATCCCGATCAACGGGATGGCGCTCAACATCACCTGCACCTCCTACGACGGCAAGATGTGCTTCGGCCTCACCGGCTGCCGCCGCACCGTCCCGCGCCTGCAGCTGATGCTCGGCCACCTCGACGACGAGCTGAAGGCCCTCGAGCGCGCCGCCGGCCTCGCTGGTTGA
- a CDS encoding glutamate--cysteine ligase, translating into MRIDFHASPQPTLGVEWELALVDRETRDLVSAAADLADRAAPRLEHPERLHQELLRNTVEVVSGICRTVGEAVEDLTGTLGVVMDAADELGVDLMGAGAHPFADWSHQQLTDGHRYEELINRTQWWGRQMLIWGVHVHVGMPERDRVMPVLSSLLTTYPHLLALSASSPFWAGQDTGYASNRALMFQQLPTAGLPFTFESWADFERCIDDQTTTGIIDSMADVRWDVRPAPHLGTLEHRVCDGVSDVRELAALVALVHCLVVDLDERLVAGERLPTLPPWQVQENKWRAARYGLDAIVILDDRNRERLVTDDLADLLERLTPVARRLGCEDELRTVADIPVRGSSADRQRRVAAAHRGDLVSVVDSVVTELRTTLGR; encoded by the coding sequence ATGCGCATCGACTTCCACGCCTCGCCGCAGCCCACGCTGGGCGTCGAGTGGGAGCTCGCGCTGGTCGACCGCGAGACCCGCGACCTGGTCAGCGCGGCCGCCGACCTCGCCGACCGGGCCGCCCCGCGGCTCGAGCACCCGGAGCGGCTGCACCAGGAGCTGCTGCGCAACACCGTCGAGGTGGTGAGCGGGATCTGCCGCACCGTCGGGGAGGCGGTCGAGGACCTCACCGGGACGCTCGGCGTGGTGATGGACGCCGCCGACGAGCTCGGCGTCGACCTGATGGGCGCCGGGGCGCACCCCTTCGCCGACTGGTCGCACCAGCAGCTCACCGACGGCCACCGCTACGAGGAGCTGATCAACCGCACCCAGTGGTGGGGCCGGCAGATGCTGATCTGGGGCGTCCACGTCCACGTCGGGATGCCCGAGCGCGACCGGGTGATGCCGGTGCTGTCGTCGCTGCTCACGACGTACCCCCACCTGCTGGCGCTGTCGGCCAGCTCGCCGTTCTGGGCCGGCCAGGACACCGGCTACGCGTCCAACCGCGCGCTGATGTTCCAGCAGCTGCCGACCGCCGGGCTGCCGTTCACCTTCGAGTCCTGGGCCGACTTCGAGCGCTGCATCGACGACCAGACCACCACCGGCATCATCGACTCGATGGCCGACGTGCGCTGGGACGTACGCCCCGCACCCCACCTCGGCACCCTCGAGCACCGGGTCTGCGACGGCGTGTCCGACGTACGCGAGCTGGCCGCGCTGGTCGCGCTCGTCCACTGCCTCGTGGTCGACCTCGACGAGCGGCTCGTCGCCGGCGAGCGGCTGCCCACCCTGCCGCCCTGGCAGGTCCAGGAGAACAAGTGGCGCGCCGCGCGCTACGGCCTCGACGCGATCGTGATCCTCGACGACCGCAACCGCGAGCGGCTCGTGACCGACGACCTCGCCGACCTGCTCGAGCGGCTCACCCCGGTCGCGCGCCGGCTCGGCTGCGAGGACGAGCTGCGCACGGTCGCCGACATCCCCGTCCGCGGCTCGTCGGCCGACCGCCAGCGACGGGTCGCGGCCGCGCACCGCGGCGACCTGGTCTCGGTCGTCGACTCCGTCGTCACCGAGCTGCGTACGACGCTCGGGCGCTGA
- a CDS encoding response regulator transcription factor, whose product MTVPQLTRADGSPVRVLVVDDEVNIAELLAMALRYEGWELQMAHTGTDAVATARDFRPDAVVLDIMLPDFDGLEVLRRMRADGSDVPVLFLTAKDAVEDRIAGLTAGGDDYVTKPFSLEEVVARLRGLIRRGGTAAQADVGNVLVVGDLTLDEDSHEVQRAGEEITLTATEFELLRFLMRNPRRVLSKAQILDRVWQYDFGGQANVVELYISYLRKKVDAGREPMIHTMRGAGYVLKPAP is encoded by the coding sequence ATGACCGTGCCCCAGCTCACCCGCGCCGACGGCTCCCCCGTGCGCGTCCTCGTCGTCGACGACGAGGTCAACATCGCCGAGCTCCTCGCGATGGCGCTGCGCTACGAGGGGTGGGAGCTGCAGATGGCCCACACCGGCACCGACGCCGTCGCGACCGCCCGCGACTTCCGGCCCGACGCGGTCGTGCTCGACATCATGCTGCCGGACTTCGACGGGCTCGAGGTGCTGCGCCGCATGCGCGCGGACGGCAGCGACGTACCGGTGCTGTTCCTCACTGCGAAGGACGCCGTCGAGGACCGGATCGCCGGGCTCACCGCGGGTGGCGACGACTACGTCACCAAGCCGTTCTCCCTCGAGGAGGTGGTGGCGCGGCTGCGCGGGCTGATCCGCCGCGGCGGCACGGCAGCCCAGGCCGACGTGGGCAACGTGCTGGTCGTCGGCGACCTGACCCTCGACGAGGACAGCCACGAGGTGCAGCGCGCCGGCGAGGAGATCACCCTCACCGCCACCGAGTTCGAGCTGCTGCGCTTCCTCATGCGCAACCCGCGCCGGGTGCTGAGCAAGGCGCAGATCCTCGACCGGGTGTGGCAGTACGACTTCGGCGGCCAGGCCAACGTCGTCGAGCTCTACATCTCCTACCTCCGCAAGAAGGTCGACGCCGGCCGCGAGCCGATGATCCACACGATGCGGGGCGCGGGCTACGTCCTGAAGCCGGCGCCCTGA
- a CDS encoding threonine/serine ThrE exporter family protein, whose translation MDQIEQPEAATEWTRGAARELAEELAREEAEERAREEAERAREIHLTMDLCLRIGEMLLSSGAGAADVTATMRSVADHLGLRGAEIDVTFTALSMSFQRGPEEVPMLLVRHVQQRDIDYEDLTSVDHLVRDLLTDQVDLYTARTRMATIVSLGHAFPRWAVTVAWAVMAAAIGVFLGGGPVVSAVAAVAAVLIDRVQLLMARRRLPFFYLQVAGGAIATVLAAGVAATPIDVDPSLVVTANIILLLAGIGLMGAVQDALTGFYLTSGARLIEAMMATAGIIAGVGFGISIADGLGMPLGRLVPGKLGEISDLPPVLLGAAVSAAAFCVASYAPRRAVLPVASITAFAALVSQVVTVAGFGRAAAAGAAAFFIGLVAYAVAGRVRVPPLVVAVPAIMPFLPGLSIYRGLTFLAEGGSFVSQGILALMTAISVAIALASGVILGEYVAQPVKREARKLENRLAGPRLVGPFRAMTRAERRAFRKSEQQPDD comes from the coding sequence GTGGACCAGATCGAGCAGCCGGAGGCAGCGACGGAGTGGACCCGCGGGGCAGCCCGCGAGCTCGCCGAGGAGCTCGCCCGGGAGGAGGCCGAGGAGCGGGCCCGCGAGGAGGCCGAGCGGGCCCGCGAGATCCACCTGACCATGGACCTGTGCCTGCGCATCGGCGAGATGCTGCTGTCGTCGGGTGCCGGCGCGGCCGACGTGACCGCGACGATGCGGTCGGTGGCCGACCACCTCGGGCTGCGCGGCGCCGAGATCGACGTGACCTTCACCGCGCTGTCGATGAGCTTCCAGCGTGGGCCGGAGGAGGTGCCGATGCTGCTGGTACGCCACGTGCAGCAGCGCGACATCGACTACGAGGACCTGACGTCGGTCGACCACCTCGTCCGCGACCTGCTGACCGACCAGGTCGACCTCTACACCGCGCGCACCCGGATGGCGACGATCGTCTCGCTGGGTCACGCCTTCCCGCGCTGGGCGGTCACGGTCGCGTGGGCAGTCATGGCCGCAGCCATCGGCGTCTTCCTCGGCGGCGGGCCGGTCGTGTCCGCCGTGGCTGCGGTCGCCGCGGTGCTCATCGACCGGGTCCAGCTGCTGATGGCGCGGCGACGGCTGCCGTTCTTCTACCTCCAGGTCGCCGGCGGCGCGATCGCGACGGTGCTCGCGGCCGGGGTCGCCGCGACCCCGATCGACGTCGATCCGTCGCTCGTGGTCACGGCCAACATCATCCTGCTGCTGGCCGGCATCGGGTTGATGGGAGCGGTCCAGGACGCCCTCACCGGCTTCTACCTCACCTCCGGCGCCCGCCTCATCGAGGCGATGATGGCCACGGCGGGGATCATCGCCGGCGTCGGCTTCGGCATCTCGATCGCCGACGGGCTGGGCATGCCGCTCGGCCGGCTGGTGCCCGGCAAGCTCGGCGAGATCTCCGACCTGCCGCCGGTGCTGCTCGGCGCCGCGGTCTCCGCCGCGGCGTTCTGCGTCGCCAGCTATGCCCCACGGCGTGCGGTGCTGCCGGTCGCGTCCATCACGGCGTTCGCCGCGCTGGTCTCCCAGGTCGTCACCGTCGCCGGTTTCGGACGGGCGGCCGCCGCCGGCGCCGCGGCGTTCTTCATCGGCCTCGTGGCCTACGCCGTGGCGGGACGCGTCAGGGTGCCCCCGCTGGTCGTGGCGGTGCCGGCGATCATGCCGTTCCTGCCCGGTCTGTCGATCTACCGCGGCCTGACGTTCCTCGCCGAGGGCGGCTCGTTCGTCTCGCAGGGCATCCTGGCGCTGATGACCGCGATCTCGGTCGCGATCGCGCTGGCGTCGGGCGTGATCCTCGGGGAGTACGTCGCCCAGCCGGTCAAGCGCGAGGCGCGCAAGCTGGAGAACCGGCTCGCCGGTCCGCGACTGGTCGGACCGTTCCGCGCGATGACCCGCGCGGAACGACGCGCGTTCAGGAAGTCCGAGCAGCAGCCCGACGACTGA
- a CDS encoding YciI family protein produces the protein MPKYLILKHYRGVPAGTVNDHPMEEWTPDEVDAHMAFMDAFGKQLEADGEFVDAQALSPEGAFVRANDAGTGPMTDGPFAETKDLIAGWYVVDVDGWDRAVELAGQLSLAPGKGGRPIHEWLEVRPFYGAPSHQD, from the coding sequence ATGCCGAAGTACCTGATCCTCAAGCACTACCGCGGCGTGCCCGCCGGCACCGTCAACGACCACCCGATGGAGGAGTGGACGCCCGACGAGGTCGACGCCCACATGGCGTTCATGGACGCCTTCGGCAAGCAGCTGGAGGCCGACGGCGAGTTCGTCGACGCCCAGGCGCTCTCGCCGGAGGGCGCGTTCGTCCGGGCGAACGACGCCGGCACCGGCCCGATGACGGACGGACCGTTCGCGGAGACCAAGGACCTCATCGCCGGGTGGTACGTCGTCGACGTCGACGGCTGGGACCGGGCCGTCGAGCTCGCCGGCCAGCTGTCCCTGGCGCCGGGCAAGGGCGGCAGGCCGATCCACGAGTGGCTCGAGGTCCGGCCGTTCTACGGCGCGCCGTCCCACCAGGACTGA
- a CDS encoding RNA polymerase sigma factor, with the protein MTAAFDEAVLRGVVPQVIAVLVRRGADFAAAEDAVQDALVEALRSWPDDPPRDPKGWLVTVAWRRFLDAARSDAARQRREAAVDLEPAPGAAAQVDDTLRVFFLCAHPALTPTSAVALTLRAVGGLTTRQVAEAFLVPEATMAQRISRAKRTIAAEPFDRPGDPATVRRVLYLVFNEGYGGDVDLASEAIRLTRELAALARDPETDGLLALMLLHHARRAARTRADGTLVPLAEQDRSRWDTAAIAEGARLLQAALAEDRRGEYQLQAAIAALHADAPSAAETDWVQVVEWYDELLALTGSPVVRLNRAVAVGEADGARAGLAALAEVDPALPRHRAAAAHLHEKAGDRAVAARLYAEAADLASSRAERVHLIRQAARLNGSG; encoded by the coding sequence GTGACCGCCGCCTTCGACGAGGCCGTCCTGCGGGGCGTCGTGCCCCAGGTCATCGCGGTCCTCGTCCGTCGCGGAGCCGACTTCGCGGCGGCCGAGGACGCGGTGCAGGACGCCCTCGTCGAGGCGCTGCGGTCGTGGCCCGACGACCCGCCGCGCGACCCGAAGGGCTGGCTGGTCACCGTGGCGTGGCGGCGCTTCCTCGACGCCGCCCGCTCCGACGCGGCCCGGCAGCGGCGCGAGGCCGCGGTCGACCTCGAGCCCGCCCCCGGCGCGGCCGCGCAGGTCGACGACACCTTGCGGGTGTTCTTCCTCTGCGCCCACCCCGCGCTCACGCCCACCTCCGCGGTGGCGCTCACGCTCCGGGCGGTCGGCGGGCTGACCACCCGGCAGGTCGCCGAGGCGTTCCTCGTCCCCGAGGCCACCATGGCCCAGCGGATCAGCCGCGCCAAGCGCACGATCGCCGCCGAGCCGTTCGACCGGCCCGGCGACCCGGCGACGGTGCGGCGGGTGCTCTACCTCGTGTTCAACGAGGGCTACGGCGGCGACGTCGACCTCGCCTCCGAGGCGATCCGGCTGACCCGCGAGCTCGCCGCGCTGGCGCGCGACCCCGAGACCGACGGGCTGCTGGCGCTGATGCTGCTCCACCACGCCCGACGCGCCGCCCGGACCCGGGCCGACGGCACGCTGGTCCCGCTCGCCGAGCAGGACCGCTCCCGCTGGGACACCGCGGCCATCGCCGAGGGCGCACGCCTCCTCCAGGCCGCCCTGGCCGAGGACCGTCGCGGGGAGTACCAGCTGCAGGCCGCGATCGCGGCACTGCACGCCGACGCCCCGAGCGCGGCGGAGACCGACTGGGTGCAGGTCGTGGAGTGGTACGACGAGCTGCTCGCGCTCACCGGCAGCCCGGTCGTCCGGCTCAACCGCGCGGTCGCGGTCGGTGAGGCCGACGGCGCCCGGGCCGGGCTCGCCGCCCTCGCCGAGGTCGACCCCGCCCTGCCGCGGCACCGGGCGGCGGCGGCCCACCTCCACGAGAAGGCGGGCGACCGCGCCGTCGCCGCCCGGCTCTACGCCGAGGCCGCGGACCTGGCCTCCAGCCGGGCCGAGCGCGTGCACCTGATCCGGCAGGCGGCGCGCCTCAACGGCTCTGGCTGA
- a CDS encoding sensor histidine kinase gives MARPHLRPLTLTSRVVAVVVVLVALAAFLIGTATTLAMQSNLERRLDGDVRDAARFAMGPGRPGPDGDGDGPGDRFGTLKAYFPSTGKGSGTAPTEQDGQSWSASTPLDDAQLAALDALPAARNPQTVDLPGLGSYRVLVTDYPTTSGDAVTVVAGLSRADLHETVERLVQLEVLASLLGVLAAAGAGTWVVRRQLAPLREVAGTAHLVAELPLASGDIEMTERVPDRLTDERTEVGQVGAALNRMLDHVEQSLAERHRSEQQVRQFVADASHELRTPLATIAGYTELARKRPETTGTALDKVETESGRMTALVEDLLLLARLDAGRPLDRADVDLSRLLLEAVDDARVIDRERSWRLSLPEDPIVVAGDEARLHQVVTNLLTNARKYTPAGSTVTVTADPDGFTVHDDGPGFAPDLAPRAFERFTRGDAARTRAGGAGLGLSLVEAIVGAHRGSVTLASAPGDTTITVRLPRA, from the coding sequence ATGGCGCGACCGCACCTGCGTCCCCTCACCCTCACCTCACGGGTGGTGGCGGTCGTCGTCGTGCTCGTCGCCCTTGCGGCGTTCCTGATCGGCACGGCCACCACGCTGGCGATGCAGAGCAACCTCGAGCGCCGGCTCGACGGCGACGTGCGCGACGCCGCCCGCTTCGCCATGGGGCCCGGCCGCCCCGGCCCGGACGGTGACGGCGACGGTCCGGGCGACCGCTTCGGCACCCTCAAGGCCTACTTCCCGTCCACCGGCAAGGGCTCCGGCACCGCGCCGACCGAGCAGGACGGGCAGAGCTGGTCGGCCTCGACACCGCTCGACGACGCTCAGCTCGCCGCGCTCGACGCCCTCCCGGCAGCGCGCAACCCGCAGACGGTCGACCTCCCCGGCCTCGGCAGCTACCGGGTGCTGGTGACCGACTACCCCACCACGTCCGGCGACGCCGTGACCGTCGTCGCCGGCCTGTCCCGCGCCGACCTGCACGAGACCGTCGAGCGGCTCGTCCAGCTCGAGGTGCTGGCCAGCCTCCTCGGCGTGCTCGCCGCCGCCGGCGCCGGCACCTGGGTCGTACGCCGCCAGCTCGCGCCACTGCGCGAGGTCGCCGGCACCGCCCACCTGGTCGCCGAGCTGCCGCTCGCCTCGGGCGACATCGAGATGACCGAGCGGGTGCCCGACCGGCTGACCGACGAGCGCACCGAGGTCGGCCAGGTCGGCGCGGCGCTCAACCGGATGCTCGACCACGTCGAGCAGTCGCTCGCCGAGCGGCACCGCAGCGAGCAGCAGGTACGGCAGTTCGTGGCCGACGCGTCCCACGAGCTGCGCACCCCGCTCGCCACCATCGCCGGCTACACGGAGCTGGCCCGCAAGCGCCCGGAGACCACCGGGACGGCCCTCGACAAGGTCGAGACCGAGTCGGGTCGGATGACGGCGCTCGTCGAGGACCTGCTGCTGCTCGCCCGTCTCGACGCCGGCCGCCCGCTCGACCGGGCCGACGTCGACCTGTCCCGCCTGCTGCTCGAGGCGGTCGACGACGCACGCGTGATCGATCGCGAGCGCTCGTGGCGGCTCTCGCTGCCCGAGGACCCCATCGTCGTGGCCGGTGACGAGGCAAGGCTGCACCAGGTGGTGACCAACCTGCTGACCAACGCGCGCAAGTACACCCCCGCCGGCAGCACCGTCACCGTCACGGCCGACCCCGACGGCTTCACCGTCCACGACGACGGCCCGGGCTTCGCCCCCGACCTCGCGCCGCGGGCGTTCGAGCGCTTCACCCGCGGCGACGCCGCCCGCACCCGCGCCGGCGGCGCCGGGCTCGGCCTGTCGCTGGTCGAGGCCATCGTCGGCGCCCACCGCGGGTCGGTCACGCTGGCGAGCGCGCCCGGCGACACGACGATCACCGTCCGCCTCCCCCGCGCCTGA